In Deltaproteobacteria bacterium, one DNA window encodes the following:
- a CDS encoding NAD(+)/NADH kinase yields MKKVGIVTKLNKPKAKLLSRDITGWLTAKGIEVFVDEESVKGTVAEHINEIELMIVLGGDGTILHTVRIINGRKIPILGINLGSLGFLTEIPADEIYPVLEDVIKGRIETEERMMLSVNIRKNDGSSSEYTVLNDVVIRGTIARLINIETSINKGHVTTYRADGLIIATPTGSTAYSLSAGGPILHPTIHSIILSPICPFTLTNSPIVIPDWMVVEVKIKGHSSNILLTLDGQVDIQIDEGDTIEFKRADTCTYIIKSPTRSYFDILRTRLQWAE; encoded by the coding sequence GTGAAAAAGGTGGGTATAGTTACAAAATTAAATAAACCAAAGGCTAAACTCTTAAGCCGTGACATTACTGGGTGGCTGACTGCGAAAGGTATTGAGGTATTCGTAGACGAGGAGTCGGTTAAAGGAACGGTTGCAGAACATATAAATGAAATAGAACTCATGATTGTACTTGGTGGAGACGGCACAATTCTGCATACTGTTCGCATTATCAATGGAAGGAAGATTCCTATCCTTGGGATAAATCTGGGCAGCCTTGGCTTCCTTACAGAGATACCTGCGGATGAGATATATCCTGTTCTTGAAGATGTCATAAAAGGCAGGATTGAAACAGAAGAAAGGATGATGCTGTCTGTTAATATTCGGAAAAATGACGGCTCTTCATCAGAATACACAGTTTTAAATGATGTAGTGATAAGGGGAACCATTGCACGGCTTATAAATATTGAGACGAGCATAAATAAAGGGCATGTTACTACATACAGGGCAGATGGTCTTATTATAGCAACACCAACAGGTTCAACAGCATATTCTCTGTCAGCAGGCGGACCTATCCTTCATCCTACTATTCATTCAATTATTTTGTCTCCTATATGTCCATTTACTTTAACTAATAGTCCGATAGTTATCCCTGATTGGATGGTAGTTGAGGTAAAGATAAAGGGGCATAGTTCAAATATCCTGCTGACCCTTGATGGTCAGGTAGACATACAAATAGATGAAGGTGATACTATAGAATTTAAGAGGGCAGACACCTGCACCTATATTATTAAATCCCCCACAAGAAGTTATTTTGATATATTGAGGACAAGACTGCAATGGGCAGAATGA